From the genome of Hydrogenophilus thermoluteolus, one region includes:
- the gloA gene encoding lactoylglutathione lyase — protein MRILHTMIRVGDLERSIAFYTQALGMKLLRQNDYPEGKFTLAFVGYGPESEQAVIELTYNYGVDHYDLGTGFGHIAIAVDDIHAACDRVRAFGGKVTREPGPMKHGTTVIAFVEDPDGYKIEFIEKKNR, from the coding sequence ATGCGCATCCTGCACACCATGATCCGCGTGGGCGACCTCGAACGTTCGATCGCGTTCTACACCCAGGCGTTGGGGATGAAACTGTTGCGGCAAAACGACTACCCCGAAGGGAAATTCACCCTGGCGTTCGTCGGCTACGGGCCGGAGTCGGAGCAGGCGGTGATCGAACTCACCTACAACTACGGGGTCGACCACTACGATCTGGGTACCGGCTTTGGCCACATCGCGATCGCAGTCGACGACATCCACGCCGCGTGTGACCGCGTCCGCGCCTTCGGCGGCAAAGTCACCCGCGAACCCGGCCCGATGAAACACGGCACCACGGTGATCGCATTCGTCGAAGACCCGGACGGCTACAAGATCGAATTCATCGAAAAAAAGAATCGATAA
- a CDS encoding ATP-binding cassette domain-containing protein, with protein MTARSPLPPNRSPQHPLSARDAPSPHPTAAPTSDADPPLAALTAVVKHYGTTRVLDALTFAVYPGECVAVLGPNGAGKTTALRVLLGLSPYEAGHVTLLGHPIPADAVAARQRVGVVPQFDNLDPDFTAEENLIVFARYFGIPEATARARVPELLAFVGLAGKAAAPVATLSGGMRRRLSLARALVANPELLILDEPTTGLDPQARHLIWQRLRELRQQGVAMLLTTHYLEEAERLADRVVIVDAGRVVAEGAPHALVAAAIEPFVLEIHGDWSSVGGIDAFERRLAESLTPLAANGATAPRFERAGETLFCYTTRDPAAALALLEPHPTLTAVIRRGHLEDLFLKLTGRELRDD; from the coding sequence ATGACCGCCCGCTCGCCGCTCCCCCCAAACCGTTCGCCCCAACACCCGCTCAGCGCACGCGATGCGCCGTCGCCCCACCCTACTGCTGCGCCAACCTCCGACGCAGACCCGCCCCTTGCGGCATTGACTGCCGTCGTCAAACATTACGGCACCACCCGCGTGCTTGACGCCCTCACCTTCGCCGTCTACCCCGGCGAATGTGTCGCGGTGCTCGGTCCCAACGGCGCGGGCAAAACCACCGCGTTGCGCGTCTTGCTCGGCCTCTCCCCGTATGAAGCGGGGCACGTGACCCTCCTGGGGCACCCCATTCCCGCAGACGCGGTCGCCGCCCGGCAACGGGTGGGCGTCGTACCGCAATTCGACAACCTCGACCCTGATTTTACCGCCGAAGAAAACCTGATCGTCTTCGCCCGCTACTTCGGCATCCCGGAGGCAACCGCTCGCGCCCGTGTCCCCGAGCTCCTTGCGTTCGTCGGCTTGGCCGGGAAAGCAGCGGCCCCGGTCGCGACGCTTTCGGGGGGCATGCGGCGGCGGCTTTCGCTTGCGCGGGCACTCGTCGCGAACCCCGAACTCCTCATCCTCGACGAACCCACCACGGGTCTTGATCCGCAAGCGCGCCACCTCATCTGGCAACGGCTGCGCGAGCTGCGGCAACAGGGCGTTGCGATGCTGCTCACCACCCACTACCTGGAAGAGGCGGAACGGCTTGCCGACCGTGTCGTGATCGTCGATGCCGGTCGCGTTGTCGCCGAAGGCGCACCGCACGCGCTCGTTGCCGCCGCAATCGAACCCTTCGTGCTCGAAATCCACGGCGATTGGTCTTCCGTGGGTGGCATCGACGCCTTCGAACGGCGCCTTGCCGAATCCCTCACCCCCCTTGCAGCGAACGGCGCCACAGCACCGCGCTTCGAGCGCGCAGGCGAAACCCTCTTTTGCTACACCACACGCGACCCCGCAGCGGCGCTTGCGCTCCTCGAACCCCACCCCACGCTCACCGCAGTGATCCGCCGCGGCCACCTCGAAGACCTCTTCCTCAAACTCACCGGACGGGAACTGCGCGATGACTGA
- a CDS encoding EAL domain-containing protein — MLRNPRVALWSLLVAAFALLAVAEWAWWQNARTRSAQILAVAAATQSAAIDERVREQFENLTLIGKGLLAPYLDGTAPARIPTPIAQALDRVLAEHPELRAINVQTPDGKEILWSTFAQPHKAIFAPDDFRPYAPAATPGETAPLAHEGLLTLPRFAPRFNEAVVGMRLPIHAADGTLVAYVGSPYRAAQLFARAPTLVENAALLYTTTIFDRRFQRVVATLDEKGRVTPIPSASSTAPPSSQSAPSAPPEGATTESTLSARHCRGAYCVTTAIAEPLWLDHTLQEARPRWTVEGVLLALFIFALTRLQVVHGKLKRALVTQQRLARTDPLTHCPNRYALETIAPNLLAQAERRNEWVAVGLFDLNDFKPVNDRFGHDVGDALLVTVAERLKAATRTSDFVARLGGDEFVILLTGLTAQGAYAELTAFGERLLRHFAEPFTVGGTTLPISYGIGWALFPQHGEELDTLLRRADEALLALKAQKGQTSETMRIAGEANASFTETAPTIDDPFGPAARQLLAAYTALLQDAAERFTETLLSEITEHPAIGKRLAAQLPDAFAHYRALVARHFVTLLAAEASDSAIAEQAALLGTIHALEGLSLAEALVGYSESERFLQRFLQRQGLRSSEIFRLLHIAHLRIAFAERTFLDAMEKTSATYLTLVLRDIPEPGNSLSSWQEALCDAIAKLPGIRFAAIAQPDSDGRFHLVAVSGKMNLAPLFAVFDPVRVPRLDSRRAEGQGLIATAWFRNTISVSDDYCHDPRTTPWHALAIEAKMASFAAVPFVDRRGTPETLLLIGGRHPYQFSSLWAQQWLHALKRAGDDALAHFDTETMNPLQTAPISVDRAAAIRAAVTSGGVQIAVQPIVDLASGRLVKVEALARLQLGTETLTPAQFLPVLHDDLYPHLFRTVLAEGLAWLRRWDQVGVSPGLSVNLDFASLHHPECSHWVQAALTAHAILPQRLTLELLENQPLAGNHTIEALAALRQLGVQLAIDDIGSGYSGLVRLAQLPFDVIKIDQILVRQMAHDPIPNLTVIRALARLGEGLERQVIAEGVESPALAETLRAVGVHVAQGYGIARPMPPEQLVGWHDEWRRAPLRVYPDAPLTTPLGALAYQWQVNHERGAFGLKPLAECPITAYLNTYYPDAHEIHAVHAALHEAAERNDQNAWRAASQELLAWLLREALAR; from the coding sequence ATGCTGCGAAACCCGCGCGTTGCCCTGTGGTCGCTCCTTGTTGCTGCGTTCGCCCTGCTTGCCGTCGCCGAATGGGCGTGGTGGCAAAACGCGCGGACGCGCAGCGCGCAAATCTTGGCCGTTGCCGCAGCGACGCAGAGCGCAGCGATCGACGAGCGCGTACGCGAACAGTTCGAAAACCTCACCCTCATCGGCAAGGGGCTCCTTGCCCCCTACCTCGATGGCACCGCCCCTGCGCGGATCCCCACCCCGATCGCGCAGGCGCTCGACCGCGTGCTCGCCGAACATCCCGAATTGCGCGCGATCAACGTGCAAACGCCCGATGGCAAAGAGATTCTTTGGAGCACCTTTGCCCAGCCCCATAAAGCCATCTTCGCGCCCGACGACTTTCGGCCCTATGCGCCAGCGGCGACGCCGGGGGAGACCGCGCCGCTTGCCCACGAAGGGCTGCTGACACTTCCCCGTTTCGCCCCACGCTTCAACGAGGCGGTGGTCGGGATGCGCCTTCCGATCCACGCGGCGGACGGGACACTCGTCGCGTACGTCGGCAGTCCCTACCGCGCCGCGCAGCTTTTTGCGCGGGCGCCCACGCTCGTCGAGAACGCCGCGCTTTTATACACCACCACCATTTTCGACCGCCGCTTCCAGCGCGTCGTCGCAACGCTCGACGAAAAGGGTCGTGTCACGCCGATTCCCTCCGCTTCGTCAACCGCTCCGCCTTCTTCTCAATCTGCACCCTCTGCCCCCCCCGAAGGAGCGACGACGGAATCGACGCTTTCCGCGCGCCACTGCCGCGGTGCCTACTGCGTCACCACCGCCATCGCCGAACCCCTTTGGCTCGACCACACCCTGCAGGAGGCGAGACCGCGCTGGACGGTCGAAGGGGTGCTCCTTGCCCTCTTCATTTTCGCGCTCACCCGGCTGCAGGTAGTCCACGGAAAACTCAAGCGTGCGCTCGTCACGCAACAGCGCCTCGCACGCACCGACCCGCTGACGCACTGCCCCAACCGCTACGCGCTCGAAACGATCGCCCCCAATCTCCTGGCGCAAGCAGAACGCCGAAACGAATGGGTTGCGGTGGGGCTCTTCGACCTCAACGATTTCAAACCGGTGAACGACCGTTTCGGCCACGACGTCGGCGACGCGCTGCTCGTCACCGTCGCCGAACGCCTCAAAGCCGCGACGCGCACAAGCGACTTCGTCGCCCGGCTGGGCGGCGACGAGTTCGTGATCCTCCTCACCGGCCTCACCGCGCAAGGAGCGTATGCGGAGCTCACCGCGTTCGGCGAACGCCTCTTGCGCCATTTCGCAGAACCCTTCACAGTCGGCGGCACCACCCTCCCCATCAGCTACGGGATCGGTTGGGCACTCTTCCCCCAGCACGGTGAAGAGCTCGACACCCTGCTGCGCCGCGCCGACGAAGCGCTCCTTGCGCTCAAAGCGCAAAAAGGTCAGACCTCAGAGACGATGCGCATCGCGGGCGAAGCCAACGCGTCGTTCACCGAAACCGCCCCGACGATCGATGACCCCTTCGGTCCCGCCGCGCGCCAGCTGCTTGCCGCATATACCGCACTGCTTCAGGACGCGGCGGAACGGTTCACAGAAACGCTCCTCTCTGAAATCACGGAACACCCCGCGATCGGCAAACGGCTGGCTGCCCAACTCCCGGATGCGTTCGCACACTACCGTGCGCTTGTGGCGCGCCATTTCGTCACGCTGCTTGCCGCTGAAGCCTCGGATTCGGCGATCGCTGAACAAGCAGCGCTGTTGGGAACGATCCACGCGCTCGAAGGTTTGAGTCTCGCCGAGGCGCTCGTCGGGTACTCGGAAAGTGAACGCTTCTTGCAGCGTTTTCTCCAACGCCAGGGGTTACGCAGCAGCGAGATCTTTCGCCTCCTGCACATCGCGCATCTGCGCATCGCGTTCGCCGAGCGCACCTTTCTCGACGCGATGGAAAAAACGAGCGCAACCTACCTCACACTGGTGCTGCGTGATATCCCGGAACCCGGCAATTCTTTGAGCAGTTGGCAAGAGGCGCTCTGCGATGCGATCGCAAAATTACCGGGCATCCGCTTCGCGGCGATCGCGCAACCGGACAGCGACGGACGTTTCCACCTCGTCGCGGTTTCTGGCAAAATGAACCTCGCGCCGCTCTTTGCCGTCTTCGACCCTGTCCGCGTTCCCCGCCTCGACAGCCGTCGCGCCGAAGGGCAAGGCCTGATTGCCACCGCGTGGTTTCGCAATACCATTTCGGTGAGCGACGACTACTGCCACGACCCGCGCACCACGCCGTGGCACGCGCTCGCAATCGAAGCGAAGATGGCGAGTTTCGCCGCGGTCCCGTTCGTCGACCGCCGCGGAACACCCGAAACGCTCCTGTTGATCGGCGGACGCCACCCCTACCAGTTCAGCAGCCTCTGGGCCCAACAGTGGCTCCACGCACTCAAACGGGCGGGCGACGACGCGCTTGCCCATTTCGATACCGAAACGATGAACCCGCTACAGACCGCGCCGATCAGCGTCGACCGCGCTGCGGCGATTCGCGCTGCGGTGACGAGCGGCGGCGTGCAGATCGCCGTGCAGCCGATCGTCGACCTCGCCTCCGGCAGGCTCGTCAAAGTGGAAGCGCTCGCGCGCTTGCAATTGGGGACGGAAACGCTCACGCCAGCGCAGTTTCTTCCCGTACTGCACGACGACCTCTACCCGCACCTCTTTCGCACCGTGCTCGCGGAAGGGCTCGCGTGGCTCAGGCGTTGGGATCAGGTTGGTGTGTCGCCCGGCCTGAGCGTCAATCTTGACTTTGCATCACTCCACCACCCCGAATGCAGCCACTGGGTTCAAGCCGCGCTCACCGCACACGCCATCCTGCCGCAACGCCTCACGCTGGAGCTCCTCGAAAATCAACCGCTTGCTGGTAACCACACGATCGAAGCGCTCGCGGCGCTACGGCAACTCGGTGTACAGCTGGCGATCGACGACATCGGTTCCGGCTACAGCGGCCTGGTGCGGCTTGCGCAACTGCCGTTCGACGTGATCAAGATCGACCAGATCCTGGTTCGCCAGATGGCCCATGACCCCATCCCCAACCTCACCGTGATCCGGGCGTTGGCACGGCTCGGCGAAGGGCTCGAACGGCAGGTAATTGCCGAAGGGGTGGAAAGCCCAGCCCTTGCCGAAACGTTGCGCGCAGTCGGTGTGCACGTGGCGCAAGGGTACGGCATCGCACGCCCCATGCCACCGGAACAGCTCGTCGGCTGGCACGACGAATGGCGCCGCGCCCCGTTGCGCGTCTACCCCGATGCGCCGCTCACGACCCCGCTCGGGGCACTGGCGTACCAATGGCAAGTCAACCACGAACGCGGCGCATTCGGCCTCAAACCGCTTGCCGAATGCCCAATCACCGCCTACTTGAACACCTACTACCCCGACGCGCACGAAATCCATGCGGTACACGCGGCGCTTCACGAAGCTGCCGAGCGCAACGACCAAAACGCATGGCGCGCCGCCAGCCAGGAACTGCTCGCGTGGCTGCTCCGGGAGGCGCTGGCGCGCTAA
- a CDS encoding ABC transporter permease has product MTDPTVPAPFAPRRALAYWRRNALVWRKLMVPSLLGNFIDPTLYLFGLGLGLGALIAEVDGQPYLNFLAPGIIAYATMNAASFEALYSAFSRMHVQKTWEAVLTTPLTLTDVVLGELLWAATKATLAGGAVTLVAAAAGLVALAAIPFILLVVALTGLTFAALALPMVALAKSYDFFLYYFTLFITPMSFLSGAFFPLTQLPAPLVAFAQALPLTHAVALLRPLAAGSSPAFTTLAVAVVLMGLLTVLPTRWALRRLTRRLLP; this is encoded by the coding sequence ATGACTGACCCCACCGTCCCCGCTCCCTTCGCCCCCCGCCGCGCGCTTGCCTACTGGCGGCGCAACGCGCTGGTCTGGCGCAAGCTCATGGTGCCGTCGCTCTTGGGTAACTTCATCGACCCAACCCTCTACCTCTTCGGCCTCGGGCTTGGGTTGGGCGCGCTCATCGCCGAAGTCGACGGCCAACCGTACCTGAACTTCCTCGCCCCGGGGATCATCGCGTACGCGACGATGAACGCCGCGAGCTTCGAAGCGCTCTATTCCGCGTTTTCGCGCATGCACGTGCAGAAAACGTGGGAAGCGGTACTCACCACCCCGCTCACCCTCACCGACGTCGTGCTCGGCGAACTCCTCTGGGCTGCGACCAAAGCGACACTGGCTGGTGGTGCGGTCACCCTCGTTGCCGCTGCCGCCGGGCTCGTCGCGCTTGCCGCGATTCCGTTCATCCTCCTCGTGGTCGCGCTCACCGGCCTCACCTTTGCGGCACTTGCGTTGCCGATGGTTGCGCTCGCCAAAAGTTACGACTTCTTCCTCTACTACTTCACCCTCTTCATCACCCCGATGTCTTTCCTCTCCGGCGCCTTTTTTCCCCTCACGCAGTTGCCGGCGCCGCTTGTGGCGTTCGCGCAGGCGCTGCCGCTCACCCACGCGGTCGCGCTCCTGCGCCCGTTGGCCGCAGGGAGCTCCCCCGCCTTCACCACACTGGCAGTGGCAGTCGTGCTCATGGGGCTTCTGACCGTTCTCCCCACGCGCTGGGCATTGCGCCGACTGACGCGCCGCCTCCTGCCCTGA
- a CDS encoding (2Fe-2S) ferredoxin domain-containing protein, producing MPYYRHHLFFCCNQRDPGDTCCANHDAEGMMRYARDRAKALGLALNATGGVRINKAGCLGRCDLGPVLVVYPDGVWYTYLDESDIDEILSEHILNGRPVARLMLPQA from the coding sequence ATGCCATACTACCGCCACCACCTTTTTTTCTGCTGCAACCAACGCGACCCTGGTGACACCTGCTGCGCGAACCACGACGCCGAAGGGATGATGCGCTACGCGCGCGACCGCGCCAAAGCGCTTGGGCTCGCACTCAACGCCACCGGTGGCGTCCGGATCAACAAAGCCGGGTGCCTGGGGCGGTGCGACCTCGGCCCGGTGCTCGTCGTCTACCCCGACGGCGTCTGGTATACCTACCTGGACGAGAGCGACATCGACGAAATCCTCAGCGAACATATCCTGAACGGCCGCCCCGTTGCCCGTCTGATGCTCCCGCAAGCCTGA
- a CDS encoding alpha/beta hydrolase has protein sequence MAHPKSEKTTAPGPAGAIELLVDTPATPPLGLALVAHPHPLFGGANTNKVTHTVARAHAEAGLVTLRPNFRGVGGSAGQHDHGVGETEDLLTLIDWALRTWELPPVLYLGGFSFGAYVATRVARILLGEAASAVEANPNLDPERWRAALPSLTLRHVTLVGLPHGLALGSGTVYTTPELPTTLPVLMIHGEEDTVAPLARALDWARPAARPIAVVPGADHFFHGKLHVVKTLVKNALAVYPPV, from the coding sequence ATGGCACACCCCAAAAGCGAAAAAACCACCGCACCTGGCCCCGCCGGGGCGATCGAACTCCTGGTCGATACCCCCGCAACACCCCCGCTGGGGCTGGCGCTCGTCGCCCACCCCCATCCCCTCTTTGGCGGCGCAAACACCAACAAAGTCACCCACACGGTCGCGCGCGCGCACGCCGAAGCGGGGCTCGTGACGCTGCGCCCCAACTTTCGCGGCGTTGGCGGCTCCGCCGGCCAACACGACCATGGAGTTGGCGAGACCGAAGACCTGCTCACGCTGATCGACTGGGCCCTCCGTACCTGGGAACTGCCCCCCGTGCTCTACCTGGGCGGCTTCTCGTTCGGCGCGTACGTCGCTACCCGCGTCGCGCGTATTCTGCTGGGTGAAGCGGCGAGCGCGGTCGAAGCCAACCCGAACCTCGACCCCGAGCGATGGCGTGCGGCATTGCCGTCGCTGACGCTGCGGCACGTCACGCTGGTCGGACTCCCCCACGGACTGGCGCTTGGCTCCGGCACCGTCTACACCACGCCCGAACTGCCCACCACGCTCCCCGTCCTGATGATCCACGGCGAAGAGGATACCGTCGCGCCGCTTGCGCGCGCGCTCGACTGGGCGCGTCCTGCCGCGCGCCCGATCGCGGTCGTCCCCGGCGCCGACCACTTCTTCCACGGCAAACTCCACGTGGTGAAGACGCTGGTGAAAAACGCCCTCGCGGTCTATCCCCCTGTCTAG